The Pseudomonas viciae genomic interval GGCGGTGCTGGATGCCGTTCGGTCGATTATCACCAAGCCTTTCGAGTCACGGCTAATCGCCGTCGATTGCCACCATAACTACGTGGAGCGGGGCACCTACTTCGGGGAGGATATCCTTCTCACCCGTAAGGGAGCCGTATCCGCGCAGAAGGGCCAGATGGGGATTATTCCCGGATCGATGGGCGCAAAGAGCTTCATCGTGCGCGGCCTGGGGAACGAGGAGGCGTTCTGCAGTTGTTCGCACGGTGCTGGTCGGGTGATGAGTCGTACCAAGGCGAAGGCGTTGTTCACTGTTGACGATCAGGTGCGGGCGACCGCCCATGTTGAGTGCCGTAAGGATGCTGCTGTGATCGATGAGATTCCGATGGCTTATAAGAACATCGATGCGGTGATGGCTGCCCAGCGCGACTTGGTTGAAGTGGTCCATACCTTGCGCCAAGTCGTCTGCGTGAAGGGCTGACGTGATGAACCAGGATCTGATTCTGATCGACGGCACCAACGGAGGAGGGCAGGTGCTTCGTACCGCCCTCAGCCTCTCCATTATCACCGGCCGGGCATTTCGGATGACGGGAATACGCGGTGAGCGCTCCCGTCCCGGATTGTTGCGCCAGCACCTGACCGCGGTACGCGCAGCGACTGAGATTTGTGGCGCTAAAACCCTTGGGGCGGAACTCAACTCGACAGCTATTGAGTTCCACCCGGGAGGCGTAAAGGCCGGGGAGTATTCATTCGCGATCGGAACCGCGGGCAGCACTATGCTGGTATTGCAGACCCTGTTACCTGCACTTTTGCAGGCTGACGGGCCCAGTACAGTCCGGATCACCGGCGGGACGCATAATCCGGCGGCGCCGCCCTTCGAATTCATAAAACAGGCGTGGTTGCCTCTGGTGCGGCGCATGGGGGCGCAGGTGGAATTGGCGCTACTTAATTATGGGTTTGTTCCCGGCGGAGGGGGCCTGATCGAAGCCACTATACGACCTTCTGCACTCAAACCGCTGGAGTTGGACGGTGGAATGGAGCCCATCTCAATCGTTTCGGCGGGAGCGCTGGTTTCGGCCATTCCTGTCTCGATTGGGAGCCGAGAGCTCGATCGACTCTCGGCGAGGCTGAAGATAGAGCGTCGCGACCTGTCTGTTACCGACCTGGGTGACCAGGCTGGCCCAGGCAATGCTGTGTCGATCACTGCCGTGAAGGCTGGCGTCACCGAAGTGTTTACCAGTATCGGCCAAGAGCGAATGCGCGCGGAGCGGGTAGCTGACGTGGCGCTAGACGAGTTCACAGTGTGGGCCCAATCGAATGCCGCTGTAGGAAACCGCCTGGCGGATCAGCTGATGTTGCCGATGGCAATTGCGGGCGCAGGCAAACTGACAACGGTGCGCTTGAGTAATCACATCCGAACGAACGCGGCTGTTATCCAACAGTTCATCGCGGTTGATGTACGCCTTGTCCAATCTTGCGATCAAGGGAACATTGTGGTTGAGCTTCAGGCTCGCTAAATACCATCAGAGCGACGCACAAACACCTGGACCATGTGATGGGCATAAAGCAGTGCCTGCCTCCCGGCGAAGCCGGCCGGTCTCTAGCCAAACGAAAGACCCCAGCGATCGACAGACCACTGGGGTTTTTCTTCGCGGCCGTTTCGTGTTCGGGCGTCTTCGGCCGATCCCTGGCCATGCAGCTTCTGCACCCAGGTGCTGCCGCCTGATCACCGTAGGACGCCTGCTGAAATAGTCATTGTATTGCTTCGAAATCGAATGTTATTCTTCTAACACATATGAAAATATTGACAGCGCAATAACATTTCGCATTCGGGAGCTCTGAAAGTCCATGGAAAAGAACAGCTTCCTGCAGTTGCTGGAGCGAGAGTTCTCCAACCTGACCCCGACCGGCAAGCGGATCGCCAGTTATCTGTTGGGTAACCCAGAACAGCTTCCGTTCGAGTCGGCTGATAGCATCGCGCAGCAGACCTCCACCACTGGGATTTCCGTAGGGCGCTTTTTTCGATCCCTTGGTTACCAGAACATCGATGAAATCAAACAGAGCCTGCGCGTTGAAACGCCAGCGTCGTGGCTTATCACTGATCGCATTGGCGCCTTTCGTGCCGAAAGCAATCAGCAAGATGCTCTTGATCGTTCCCTGAGTCGCGAGATCGAGGCCATTCGGTATGTCTACGGTTTAGCGCGCAGCGACGCCTTCGCCCATATCGTGCAACGCATCTACGAAGCCGATGCAGTATTCATTCTCGGCATTCAGTCCACTCGAGGGATTCTCACAGCGTTCCATAGCCACCTT includes:
- the rtcA gene encoding RNA 3'-terminal phosphate cyclase; this translates as MNQDLILIDGTNGGGQVLRTALSLSIITGRAFRMTGIRGERSRPGLLRQHLTAVRAATEICGAKTLGAELNSTAIEFHPGGVKAGEYSFAIGTAGSTMLVLQTLLPALLQADGPSTVRITGGTHNPAAPPFEFIKQAWLPLVRRMGAQVELALLNYGFVPGGGGLIEATIRPSALKPLELDGGMEPISIVSAGALVSAIPVSIGSRELDRLSARLKIERRDLSVTDLGDQAGPGNAVSITAVKAGVTEVFTSIGQERMRAERVADVALDEFTVWAQSNAAVGNRLADQLMLPMAIAGAGKLTTVRLSNHIRTNAAVIQQFIAVDVRLVQSCDQGNIVVELQAR
- a CDS encoding MurR/RpiR family transcriptional regulator encodes the protein MEKNSFLQLLEREFSNLTPTGKRIASYLLGNPEQLPFESADSIAQQTSTTGISVGRFFRSLGYQNIDEIKQSLRVETPASWLITDRIGAFRAESNQQDALDRSLSREIEAIRYVYGLARSDAFAHIVQRIYEADAVFILGIQSTRGILTAFHSHLEYIRPKVYYVDGLSGIYAETLNSGFANPYAIIADFRAYSSVTQTFCDAAIDNNLPLALITDLQCPWARDYPLDLLQLKTDVGQFWDSPAPLACLLNLIVSAVAEKYGDRLDKRLAKNRQLQKAFGQFEG